In Anaerosporomusa subterranea, one DNA window encodes the following:
- a CDS encoding SHOCT domain-containing protein: MSIGYNGFWGWLSMGLGIVIHVAFAAMVVLSAIWLYKKVMSGSTRERKSETALDILQQRLAKGEISVEEYRTMRQELE; the protein is encoded by the coding sequence ATGAGCATCGGTTATAACGGATTTTGGGGCTGGTTAAGTATGGGTTTAGGCATAGTCATTCATGTTGCTTTTGCCGCGATGGTCGTACTGTCAGCCATTTGGCTATATAAAAAGGTGATGTCTGGATCAACAAGAGAAAGAAAATCCGAAACTGCGCTTGATATTCTCCAGCAGCGATTGGCAAAAGGCGAAATCAGTGTTGAAGAGTACCGCACAATGCGACAGGAACTGGAGTAA
- a CDS encoding response regulator transcription factor, whose product MSKLTVVLVDDDEKIAKLLRAYFETEGFAVLVARDGYTALDTIQSQNPDLVVLDLMLPGIDGYEVCRRVRKESDVPIIMLTARDEETDRLIGLEIGADDYVSKPFSPREVVARAKVILRRVHKVPAKPEPIKTGSLIIDPEQFEVRHNGVVLELTPTEFKLLELFATNPGRVFSRFQIVERIQGGAFEGYERTIDAHIKNLRKKLGDNPKAPSLILTVYGIGYKFKSGELQ is encoded by the coding sequence ATGAGTAAGCTTACAGTAGTACTCGTCGACGATGACGAAAAGATCGCTAAATTATTACGAGCGTACTTTGAAACGGAAGGCTTTGCCGTACTGGTTGCCCGTGATGGCTACACTGCTCTCGATACGATTCAGAGCCAGAATCCGGATCTAGTTGTTTTAGACCTAATGCTGCCAGGAATCGATGGCTATGAAGTCTGCCGGCGAGTCAGAAAAGAGTCGGATGTGCCAATCATCATGCTTACAGCCCGTGATGAGGAAACTGATCGTCTAATTGGCTTGGAAATCGGAGCAGACGATTATGTCTCTAAACCTTTTAGTCCTAGAGAAGTCGTCGCTCGTGCCAAGGTGATATTGCGACGGGTTCACAAAGTTCCGGCAAAGCCGGAACCAATCAAGACAGGCTCACTGATCATTGATCCGGAACAATTTGAGGTGCGACACAATGGGGTTGTTTTAGAGCTAACTCCGACTGAGTTCAAACTGTTAGAGCTATTTGCCACAAATCCTGGACGCGTCTTCAGTCGATTTCAGATTGTTGAGCGGATACAAGGCGGGGCTTTTGAAGGATACGAGAGAACAATCGATGCGCATATAAAGAATTTGAGAAAGAAGCTGGGAGACAACCCTAAAGCCCCGAGTCTGATTCTTACTGTTTATGGTATCGGCTATAAATTCAAAAGTGGAGAACTACAATGA
- a CDS encoding succinate dehydrogenase/fumarate reductase iron-sulfur subunit, whose amino-acid sequence MMVQGKVNIFRFDREHDIKPRYEKFDFPFESGMTILDVLIYVRDHCDNTLSFSYCCRNRHCGLCGVVANGVPCLACHEAAEQELTIEPLDKQTVVRDLIIDQSVYNSRVEKLRLFLCRENIDGVVLPEYINVEDFEQIKVASRCVECKCCDAACPLNRADSHFLGPSGFVLLARHFFDPRDELDRNYLLKNGQIEQCVHCGRCSNVCPHNVDPEGVISRLQECR is encoded by the coding sequence ATGATGGTACAGGGAAAAGTTAATATCTTCCGATTCGATCGAGAACATGATATAAAACCGCGTTATGAAAAGTTCGATTTTCCGTTTGAAAGCGGCATGACGATATTAGATGTGCTCATATATGTCAGAGATCATTGTGATAATACATTGAGCTTTAGCTACTGCTGCCGTAACCGGCATTGCGGTCTTTGCGGCGTTGTTGCCAATGGGGTTCCGTGTTTAGCCTGTCACGAAGCTGCAGAGCAAGAACTTACAATTGAGCCGTTGGACAAACAGACTGTTGTACGGGATTTGATTATTGACCAAAGTGTTTATAATTCGCGGGTCGAGAAGCTTAGGTTGTTTCTGTGCCGAGAGAACATTGATGGCGTAGTGCTGCCAGAATATATCAATGTAGAAGATTTTGAACAGATCAAGGTTGCGAGTCGCTGTGTGGAGTGTAAATGTTGCGATGCTGCTTGCCCATTGAATCGAGCGGACAGTCATTTCCTTGGGCCATCAGGATTTGTTCTTCTGGCCAGGCATTTTTTTGATCCTAGAGATGAACTGGATCGTAATTATTTGCTGAAAAACGGCCAAATTGAACAGTGTGTTCACTGTGGGCGCTGCAGCAATGTTTGTCCGCACAATGTTGATCCGGAAGGCGTTATAAGCAGGCTGCAGGAGTGCCGATAG
- a CDS encoding FAD-binding protein, translating to MTELSATIESLVTDVLVVGGGAAAAMAAYEAKKHNVGVMIVSKGIPQHSGSTVMAPGAIAGVGSWAVPGDSQQVHFEDTIRGGYGLNDRSLVEILVRESPKLILELEKLGALWQRDESGKNYALRIDGGHSFPRCPFIEDRTGREMLRTLFGQVSKMGIPVYANIVVIKILIFNGRATGAVGMDIRTGGLVVIRAKAVILATGGAGNVYSNTSNPTDITGDGFALALDAGAELMDMEFVQFFPLGFVRPASLRGTLGALLYYVHLRNNKGERFMSKYDAEHLELSTRDRVARAMVKEVAEGSGGPNGGVYADMTYHPAGYLAKMQPALVKTYLKIGINPEKEWLEVAPTCHFIMGGLRVNSDWRTKIPGLYAIGECAAGVHGANRLSQNALAEVLVSGSVAGRVAATSEAEQSLLPIDSDAVRNVETMIKSFFSTKKSDSPNQLRSKLQTVMWDNAGVVRSAKRLNKALNEIENIKLLLAQQKCTLASCKYNQELVQGIENYFLATTAEAIIHSALHREESRGGHFREDFPDRDDVNWIKHVIIKRPQGGAMEVSFTQGLNDQGECDDGTGKS from the coding sequence ATGACGGAATTATCGGCAACGATTGAAAGCCTAGTCACCGATGTGCTTGTTGTCGGAGGCGGAGCGGCGGCAGCAATGGCTGCATATGAAGCAAAAAAGCATAATGTGGGTGTCATGATTGTTTCAAAGGGCATACCGCAACATTCCGGGTCGACGGTTATGGCACCTGGGGCTATTGCAGGCGTCGGTTCATGGGCAGTGCCGGGAGATAGTCAACAGGTTCATTTTGAGGATACGATAAGAGGCGGATATGGCCTCAACGACAGAAGCCTTGTTGAAATTCTAGTAAGAGAAAGCCCTAAGCTCATCTTGGAGTTGGAGAAGCTTGGCGCCTTATGGCAGCGGGATGAAAGCGGGAAAAACTATGCGTTGCGAATTGACGGGGGCCACTCTTTTCCTCGCTGCCCTTTTATTGAGGACCGTACCGGCAGGGAAATGCTGCGAACATTATTTGGGCAAGTATCCAAAATGGGGATTCCTGTATACGCGAATATTGTGGTAATAAAGATACTCATTTTTAATGGCCGGGCAACCGGTGCTGTGGGGATGGATATTAGAACCGGCGGCTTGGTTGTCATTCGTGCGAAGGCAGTTATTTTGGCGACTGGTGGAGCCGGTAATGTGTATTCAAACACAAGCAATCCGACGGATATTACAGGTGATGGCTTTGCGTTGGCTTTAGATGCCGGCGCCGAGTTAATGGATATGGAATTTGTCCAATTTTTCCCTTTAGGCTTCGTGCGGCCGGCATCTTTGCGAGGTACGCTTGGCGCACTCCTTTATTATGTACATTTACGTAATAATAAAGGCGAAAGATTTATGAGTAAATATGATGCAGAACATCTCGAATTATCTACTCGTGACAGGGTTGCCCGCGCAATGGTAAAAGAAGTTGCCGAAGGATCAGGTGGACCGAACGGCGGCGTTTATGCCGATATGACCTATCATCCGGCAGGATATTTGGCAAAGATGCAACCGGCGTTAGTAAAAACGTACTTAAAAATAGGGATTAATCCAGAGAAAGAATGGCTGGAAGTAGCTCCTACTTGTCACTTTATTATGGGTGGTTTGCGAGTGAATTCAGACTGGCGGACGAAAATACCCGGATTATATGCAATCGGAGAATGTGCCGCTGGTGTACATGGCGCAAACAGACTCAGCCAGAATGCTTTAGCAGAAGTTCTCGTCAGCGGATCTGTGGCGGGACGGGTCGCAGCTACCTCAGAAGCAGAACAATCCCTACTGCCGATCGATTCAGACGCAGTGCGGAACGTAGAGACGATGATCAAATCTTTCTTTTCAACCAAGAAGAGTGACAGTCCAAATCAGTTACGCAGCAAGCTTCAGACCGTAATGTGGGATAATGCTGGCGTTGTACGTTCAGCCAAACGTCTGAATAAGGCTTTAAATGAAATAGAGAACATCAAGTTGTTACTTGCTCAACAAAAGTGTACACTAGCTTCTTGCAAATATAATCAGGAATTAGTCCAAGGGATTGAAAATTATTTCCTCGCCACTACCGCTGAAGCAATCATTCATTCCGCTTTGCATCGGGAAGAAAGTCGTGGGGGACATTTCCGGGAGGATTTTCCCGACAGAGATGACGTTAATTGGATTAAACATGTAATTATCAAGAGACCCCAGGGTGGTGCGATGGAGGTATCCTTTACGCAAGGCTTAAATGATCAGGGAGAATGTGATGATGGTACAGGGAAAAGTTAA
- a CDS encoding branched-chain amino acid ABC transporter permease, with protein MNSHKLLIGLSAFLGAGAMLLIPELIDDEYVYHLLVMANIYVLLAVSLNLLIGYTGLFSLGHAAFYGIGAYTSALLATKLGVPFALALPASGVVTAIFGVAVGFPALRLQGIFLAIGTLGFNEIIRLVMINTDSIGGSSGIAGIPKPSLFGYSIASSETYYLFSSLLVIFVLIVLRRLLNGRPGRALIAIRDNEMAAKAMGINVTRYKIAIFGISSFLAGVSGSLFAYYITYVSPDNFTTAESFAIVAMVALGGMGNLFGSVVGAVVLSIIPEMFRFLGEFRSIIYGLTLILIMYLLPQGILGWCPAVIKKLARADTHVRFAESAGEVKSNGADSGK; from the coding sequence ATGAACTCACATAAATTATTAATAGGACTTAGCGCATTTCTTGGGGCGGGCGCAATGCTTTTAATCCCTGAGTTGATTGACGATGAGTATGTTTACCATCTGCTTGTTATGGCAAATATATATGTTCTTCTTGCCGTAAGCCTGAATCTGTTAATTGGCTATACAGGGCTGTTTTCACTGGGCCACGCGGCTTTTTACGGTATAGGGGCATATACATCGGCTTTGCTGGCTACAAAGCTTGGCGTTCCTTTTGCACTGGCGCTGCCAGCCAGCGGGGTTGTAACTGCAATTTTTGGTGTCGCCGTCGGTTTCCCGGCGCTACGGCTGCAGGGCATTTTTCTAGCCATTGGCACACTTGGCTTTAATGAAATTATTCGCTTGGTGATGATCAATACTGATTCTATAGGCGGCTCATCGGGTATAGCGGGGATTCCCAAGCCTTCTCTATTCGGTTACAGTATTGCAAGCTCAGAGACGTATTACCTTTTTTCCAGTCTGCTGGTTATTTTCGTATTGATTGTCTTAAGGCGTTTGTTGAATGGCCGCCCAGGGCGGGCACTGATTGCGATTCGTGACAACGAAATGGCGGCAAAGGCGATGGGTATCAATGTTACCCGCTATAAAATTGCTATTTTTGGCATATCGTCATTTTTAGCGGGAGTTTCCGGTAGCTTATTCGCTTATTATATCACCTATGTCAGCCCTGATAATTTTACAACTGCGGAATCTTTTGCGATTGTGGCTATGGTAGCTCTTGGAGGAATGGGGAATCTGTTCGGCTCTGTTGTAGGAGCAGTAGTGCTTAGTATCATACCCGAGATGTTCAGATTCCTTGGGGAATTCAGGAGTATCATTTATGGCTTGACCCTTATACTGATTATGTATCTGCTGCCGCAAGGAATATTGGGGTGGTGCCCTGCAGTAATCAAAAAGCTTGCGCGTGCTGACACTCATGTACGTTTCGCGGAATCCGCAGGGGAGGTGAAGTCCAATGGCGCTGATTCAGGCAAATAA
- a CDS encoding ABC transporter ATP-binding protein gives MALIQANNISKQFGGIAALKSINIEVEQGEIRGLIGPNGAGKTTFFNVLAGNYTPTAGTLLFAGSDIGKLSIHERVSLGIVRTFQNIRLFSSMTVLDNVKMGYHARTSSGWLATAIGRRWVFDEEKRLKENAISLLERFGIERIADEQVGNLSYGHQRRVEIARAMAAKPKLLLLDEPAAGMNDTEGQELVRHIRDIRDQGVTIIIVEHDMRVVMSVSDHISVLAHGEIIAEGEPEAIQGNQRVNEEYLGKGSAAC, from the coding sequence ATGGCGCTGATTCAGGCAAATAATATCAGTAAACAGTTTGGCGGCATCGCTGCTTTGAAAAGTATCAACATAGAAGTTGAGCAGGGAGAAATAAGAGGATTGATTGGTCCAAACGGGGCTGGTAAAACAACGTTCTTTAACGTTCTTGCCGGTAATTACACGCCAACCGCGGGGACGCTGCTTTTTGCCGGTTCTGATATAGGCAAGCTGTCGATTCATGAGCGGGTTTCGTTGGGAATCGTACGGACCTTCCAGAATATTAGACTTTTTTCTTCTATGACGGTATTGGATAATGTAAAAATGGGATACCATGCCAGAACCTCCTCCGGCTGGTTGGCGACAGCTATAGGGCGCCGATGGGTATTTGACGAGGAAAAGCGGCTTAAGGAGAATGCAATTTCCCTACTTGAGCGGTTTGGCATTGAACGAATAGCGGATGAACAAGTTGGCAATTTATCATACGGACATCAGCGCAGAGTTGAGATCGCCCGTGCCATGGCGGCAAAGCCTAAACTCTTGCTTCTGGATGAACCGGCTGCGGGAATGAACGATACGGAAGGCCAGGAATTAGTCAGGCATATACGCGACATTAGGGATCAAGGTGTAACGATTATTATCGTGGAACATGATATGCGGGTCGTAATGTCCGTCTCAGACCACATTTCCGTTTTGGCGCATGGCGAGATTATTGCAGAAGGCGAACCTGAAGCTATACAAGGCAATCAGCGTGTCAACGAGGAGTATCTGGGAAAGGGGAGCGCAGCATGCTGA
- a CDS encoding 4Fe-4S binding protein, with protein sequence MNKSIDRETIIAEAKQFGAELVGIAPVSRWKEYGDLATEYHPDRVWPAAKSVIAIGMPVWLPIVDTAPSNLGRELYDTVNLLLDQVAYKLAAYLNRNGCPAISIPRDGYGDVEMLLTKPIAAFSHVWAAKYAGLGTIGWNHTLLTPQYGPRIRLVSVLSGVELEPDAVHSDDFCSRCMLCKKNCPVGAISGNEKYAHLDRIACARNGVTLRQTCRNPCNRCIKVCPIGADRKLYDSVNVSKYFDVSKVDKAQFASWKHIRSHGGRRIEGEDKEYE encoded by the coding sequence ATGAACAAGAGCATAGACAGAGAAACTATTATTGCAGAGGCTAAGCAGTTTGGTGCGGAGCTTGTTGGCATAGCACCTGTATCAAGATGGAAAGAATATGGAGACCTCGCGACTGAATACCATCCAGATCGTGTTTGGCCGGCGGCTAAATCCGTAATTGCCATAGGCATGCCGGTATGGCTGCCGATTGTTGATACTGCGCCATCAAATCTTGGACGCGAGTTATACGATACGGTGAATCTACTTTTGGATCAGGTGGCGTATAAGCTTGCTGCGTATTTGAATCGAAACGGATGTCCAGCCATTAGCATCCCGCGAGATGGCTATGGTGATGTTGAAATGCTGCTAACAAAGCCGATTGCCGCTTTTTCTCACGTATGGGCGGCGAAATACGCTGGTTTGGGAACAATCGGCTGGAACCATACTTTGCTTACACCGCAGTACGGGCCCCGTATCAGGCTGGTTTCCGTATTGAGCGGAGTGGAACTGGAACCGGATGCGGTACATAGCGATGATTTTTGTTCCCGCTGTATGCTGTGCAAAAAAAATTGCCCTGTTGGCGCTATTTCAGGCAATGAAAAGTATGCTCACCTTGATCGAATTGCCTGTGCCCGCAATGGGGTTACGCTGAGACAAACATGCCGTAATCCCTGTAATCGATGTATAAAAGTCTGCCCAATAGGAGCGGATAGAAAGCTTTATGACAGCGTGAATGTCAGTAAATATTTTGATGTCTCAAAGGTAGACAAAGCGCAATTCGCCAGTTGGAAGCATATACGAAGCCATGGCGGGCGCCGAATAGAAGGAGAGGACAAAGAATATGAGTGA
- a CDS encoding TVP38/TMEM64 family protein, producing the protein MRHSRWIKFGSLFALLVSIGIFHLALPEVSTRLWSLIVGGDVAALVDFLRSFGAWAMVISVVIDVIINATGVLPSIVISTANGILFGIVPGILISWIAECMGVTISFLLMRGLFRDEAKKLVDKSSMLKKVDELSGRNGFRVMLLARMVPYFPSGIITALGALSSISLKDYIFANLIGKLPSTALEVVIGYDIVNYQENSGWLSVIAILLASAYGINAWLNNRRKRRSQEEN; encoded by the coding sequence ATGAGACATAGTCGCTGGATTAAGTTTGGATCGCTATTTGCGCTTCTCGTTAGTATTGGAATATTTCATTTAGCTTTGCCCGAGGTATCGACTCGGCTATGGTCATTAATCGTTGGCGGTGACGTAGCAGCACTAGTTGATTTCCTACGGTCATTCGGCGCTTGGGCGATGGTCATCAGTGTGGTGATTGATGTAATCATTAATGCCACAGGCGTCTTACCATCTATTGTGATTTCTACGGCAAATGGCATTCTTTTCGGTATTGTTCCGGGAATTTTGATATCTTGGATAGCGGAATGCATGGGTGTAACCATCAGTTTTCTGCTTATGCGCGGTCTGTTTCGCGATGAAGCAAAGAAGTTAGTTGATAAAAGTTCGATGTTAAAAAAAGTGGACGAGCTTAGTGGACGCAATGGATTCAGGGTAATGCTTTTGGCTCGGATGGTACCGTACTTTCCCTCTGGCATCATCACCGCTTTAGGAGCTCTCAGCAGCATCAGTTTAAAAGACTACATTTTCGCCAATTTAATTGGGAAACTCCCATCAACTGCCTTGGAAGTAGTGATTGGATACGATATAGTCAATTATCAGGAAAATTCGGGTTGGTTGTCGGTAATTGCCATTCTTCTTGCTAGCGCATATGGCATTAATGCTTGGTTAAACAACAGAAGAAAACGGCGTAGTCAAGAAGAGAATTGA
- a CDS encoding ABC transporter ATP-binding protein, translating into MLKIANLKASYGKIRAVHEVSLEVGQGELVTLIGANGAGKSTTLKSIVGLVQEREGEIFFKGKNISQIAPHKALDAGIALVPEGRWIFPDITVEENLRLGAFYQSKNKVQELLAEQYALFPILRERRNQKGGTLSGGEQQMLAIGRALMSQPELLLLDEPSLGLAPILVNTVFQLIKQINQRGIAVLLVEQNSTMALGIADRGYVLELGRIVLAGASTELLDNKRVQSAYLGIA; encoded by the coding sequence ATGCTGAAAATCGCTAATCTTAAGGCCAGCTACGGAAAAATCCGGGCGGTGCACGAAGTAAGCTTAGAGGTAGGGCAGGGTGAACTTGTTACATTGATTGGCGCGAATGGAGCCGGAAAATCAACTACACTCAAGAGCATAGTGGGACTGGTTCAAGAACGGGAAGGCGAAATTTTTTTTAAAGGCAAAAACATTTCCCAAATCGCCCCGCATAAAGCGTTGGATGCAGGGATAGCTCTTGTTCCTGAAGGCCGTTGGATTTTTCCTGACATTACTGTGGAAGAAAATTTGCGATTGGGCGCTTTCTACCAGTCGAAAAATAAAGTCCAAGAACTTTTAGCAGAGCAGTATGCATTATTTCCTATCCTACGAGAAAGAAGAAATCAGAAAGGTGGGACGCTGAGCGGCGGTGAACAGCAAATGTTAGCCATTGGCCGCGCTCTGATGTCTCAGCCGGAACTCTTGCTGCTTGACGAGCCATCTTTGGGATTGGCACCTATCTTAGTTAATACAGTTTTTCAACTCATTAAGCAAATTAATCAACGCGGTATAGCCGTGCTGTTGGTGGAGCAGAATTCCACTATGGCCCTTGGTATAGCTGATCGCGGTTATGTACTGGAATTAGGGCGAATCGTTTTAGCTGGCGCTAGTACAGAACTGTTAGATAACAAAAGGGTTCAATCGGCATATTTGGGGATAGCGTGA
- a CDS encoding creatininase family protein, with amino-acid sequence MSELRSVWLQELTWEDVADYLQEQDIILFPIGSTEQHGPAGPLGVDSYAAISVAEDTARKTQVLVAPPLWYGDSPHHLGFPGTISLTTETLVAVAKDVIRSLAKHGFKKIILLNGHKGTNLAALTTACRGLHEYELPDVFLALADPLFLAKGISHIKESVEHHAGELEISHVWYKYPSLIKAAKLPDTQVDVRTIMSDFVHNDLFGKGGDSIEVFWNSAEQRKFAPSGSFSDSSKASPEKGKIYHEYMVDNLSRFVEWLKKYDGIIGND; translated from the coding sequence ATGAGTGAACTTCGTTCAGTTTGGTTACAGGAGCTGACCTGGGAAGATGTTGCAGATTACCTGCAAGAACAGGATATCATTCTGTTTCCTATCGGCAGTACAGAACAGCATGGGCCTGCCGGTCCGCTCGGAGTTGACAGCTATGCCGCAATCAGCGTGGCGGAAGACACGGCAAGAAAAACTCAGGTACTGGTGGCACCACCGCTTTGGTATGGTGATTCGCCGCATCATTTAGGGTTCCCGGGTACAATTTCCTTGACAACGGAAACTCTGGTAGCCGTTGCGAAAGATGTGATCAGAAGTTTAGCTAAGCACGGATTTAAGAAAATCATTCTTCTTAACGGACATAAAGGTACAAATTTGGCAGCTCTTACCACCGCATGCAGAGGGTTGCATGAATATGAACTGCCGGATGTTTTTCTGGCGTTGGCGGATCCGTTATTTCTTGCAAAAGGCATTTCTCATATTAAAGAGTCGGTTGAGCATCATGCTGGTGAATTGGAAATATCACATGTCTGGTACAAATATCCTTCATTAATTAAAGCAGCTAAGCTCCCTGATACGCAAGTAGATGTTAGAACGATTATGTCTGATTTTGTGCATAATGACTTATTTGGCAAAGGCGGGGACAGTATCGAAGTATTTTGGAATAGCGCCGAACAACGTAAGTTTGCACCATCCGGCTCTTTCTCTGACTCTAGCAAAGCATCGCCTGAGAAGGGAAAAATCTATCATGAGTACATGGTAGACAATCTGAGTAGATTTGTGGAGTGGTTGAAAAAATATGACGGAATTATCGGCAACGATTGA
- a CDS encoding branched-chain amino acid ABC transporter permease codes for MILQQLVNGLALGSMYALLAVGFSLICGIMRMITFAHGEVFMIGAYAGLLSVFLWGNNLLIGFLIAVLVAAALGLLTERLAFRPFIGGSDLTPALITIGLSIMLQDIVLLAVGADTKPFPVKLDIFRLNIGDTVISGLDILVLSASILLIGLLHLFIYHTRWGLALQATAQNRDAVSLMGIRPTLIMAMAFAIASALAGAAGILVGVYYNAFYPRMGVIMSLKALSAATLGGIGNPSGAILGGLLLGILESLAVAIVSTSYKDVIAFAILIAVLLIRPQGLLGKAQGDRA; via the coding sequence ATGATTTTACAGCAGTTAGTAAACGGATTGGCCCTTGGCAGTATGTATGCGCTGCTTGCCGTAGGTTTTTCGCTGATATGCGGAATCATGCGCATGATCACCTTCGCTCATGGTGAGGTATTCATGATCGGCGCATATGCGGGCCTGTTATCGGTATTTCTTTGGGGTAATAATTTATTGATCGGCTTTCTGATCGCTGTTTTGGTGGCCGCGGCGCTTGGCTTACTTACCGAGCGCCTGGCTTTCAGGCCATTTATTGGCGGTTCTGACCTGACACCAGCGTTAATTACGATTGGCCTGTCGATTATGCTGCAGGATATTGTCTTACTGGCGGTAGGGGCGGATACCAAACCGTTCCCGGTAAAATTGGATATTTTTCGCTTAAATATTGGCGATACGGTTATTTCCGGACTAGACATTTTGGTGTTGAGCGCATCGATACTTCTTATCGGATTATTGCATTTGTTTATTTACCACACCCGTTGGGGACTGGCCCTGCAGGCCACGGCGCAAAACAGGGATGCTGTCAGTCTGATGGGCATTCGCCCGACTTTGATTATGGCTATGGCATTTGCTATTGCATCTGCTCTTGCGGGAGCAGCCGGTATTTTGGTTGGAGTATATTACAATGCTTTCTATCCGAGAATGGGTGTAATCATGTCGTTAAAAGCCCTGTCAGCGGCAACTCTCGGCGGAATCGGCAATCCATCCGGGGCCATACTTGGCGGGCTGCTTCTGGGCATACTGGAAAGCTTGGCTGTGGCCATAGTATCGACCAGCTACAAAGATGTTATTGCCTTTGCCATCCTTATTGCTGTGCTGTTGATTCGGCCTCAAGGCTTATTAGGTAAAGCACAGGGGGATAGAGCATGA
- a CDS encoding ABC transporter substrate-binding protein, whose translation MPNTKLKLSFVVSILALLLIFVTGCSKQETKAEKKGEEDFYIGVSAPFTGDNAEYGAQWKRGFEIALEEINSKGGIKGKQLKLIFEDSQSDPKQAVNIAQKFTKDNRILATLGDFTTPATWAASPVYQSAGLVQLAVTPSHVELTKPGDYIFQLNATDYDRSRWLVEVAVNRFHPKKVALLYLNNDYGKGGRDNIKDLFAKKNVEIVASETYLGTDKDFKAQITNIKAANPDLIALVSYYTDAAAIAKQTRDLGINVPFVALPSVHNPSLLSLGGSSVEGLTTLALFNLEKPSPVLKNFIEKHKAKFGGKDVDSFTVLAYDAVKLLANAIEQSDGSRKSIRDALAKTKDFPGASQEKITYSDKRQLENVVLYPIIVKDGKFVPVPALTN comes from the coding sequence ATGCCAAACACAAAATTAAAGTTATCTTTTGTAGTTTCTATACTGGCACTATTGCTGATCTTTGTGACTGGATGCAGCAAGCAAGAAACCAAGGCGGAGAAAAAAGGCGAGGAGGATTTTTACATCGGTGTTAGTGCTCCCTTCACTGGTGACAATGCCGAATATGGGGCGCAGTGGAAACGCGGCTTTGAAATTGCACTGGAGGAGATAAACTCCAAAGGCGGCATCAAGGGGAAACAACTCAAATTGATTTTTGAGGATAGCCAAAGCGACCCTAAACAGGCGGTAAATATAGCACAGAAATTTACTAAAGATAATAGGATCTTGGCGACACTCGGAGATTTTACAACTCCGGCGACATGGGCAGCTTCGCCGGTTTATCAGAGTGCAGGGCTGGTTCAGTTGGCCGTTACGCCATCGCATGTTGAACTTACCAAACCCGGCGACTATATTTTTCAGTTGAATGCAACCGATTATGACAGGTCAAGATGGTTGGTTGAAGTTGCAGTAAACCGTTTCCATCCAAAGAAAGTGGCATTGCTATATTTGAACAATGACTATGGCAAGGGTGGCAGGGACAATATTAAAGATTTGTTCGCTAAGAAAAATGTTGAAATAGTTGCCTCTGAGACGTATTTGGGAACAGATAAAGACTTTAAGGCACAGATTACAAATATTAAAGCTGCCAATCCCGACTTGATCGCGCTTGTTTCCTACTATACTGATGCCGCGGCCATTGCGAAACAAACGCGTGATCTGGGAATTAACGTACCGTTTGTTGCTTTGCCGTCAGTCCACAATCCTTCGTTGTTAAGTCTGGGCGGCAGTTCTGTGGAAGGCCTGACAACCCTAGCTCTGTTTAACTTGGAGAAACCTTCTCCTGTTCTGAAAAATTTCATTGAAAAACATAAGGCGAAATTTGGCGGGAAAGATGTTGATAGTTTCACCGTGCTTGCGTATGATGCAGTGAAGCTTTTGGCTAATGCTATTGAACAGAGTGACGGAAGCAGAAAATCCATACGTGATGCACTGGCTAAAACCAAGGATTTCCCGGGTGCATCCCAAGAAAAAATAACATATAGCGATAAGCGTCAGTTGGAAAATGTCGTGTTATATCCAATCATTGTTAAAGACGGTAAATTTGTACCGGTGCCGGCGCTGACGAACTAA